One genomic region from Anguilla rostrata isolate EN2019 chromosome 2, ASM1855537v3, whole genome shotgun sequence encodes:
- the LOC135247521 gene encoding cytochrome c oxidase subunit 7A-related protein, mitochondrial-like: MYYKLSGFTQRLTGSAPSTAYSPQGLKPSVPADPAPMIFATPTKVVSESGSVVEYMGTNKVPDLQKLFQKSDGVPVHLKRGLPDKLLYRSTMALTVGGVLYCLVALYIAAHPRK; this comes from the exons ATGTACTACAAATTAAGTGGTTTCACACAGAGACTGACGGGATCCGCACCGTCGACTGCGTACAGTCCACAG GGTTTAAAGCCGTCAGTCCCTGCAGATCCAGCCCCCATGATCTTTGCCACCCCTACCAAAGTGGTGTCTGAGTCCGGCTCTGTGGTGGAGTACATGGGCACCAACAAGGTCCCAGACCTGCAGAAGCTTTTCCAG AAATCAGATGGGGTCCCAGTGCACCTGAAGCGTGGCCTCCCGGACAAGCTGCTGTACCGCAGCACCATGGCCCTTACTGTAGGCGGCGTCCTGTACTGCCTGGTGGCCCTGTACATTGCCGCACATCCCCGCAAGTGA